The window TTCTTAAAATGGCTTTGCTGTACATGGATGATTGGACAGAAAATTCAGCGTCAGTAGTATATGAACTGCTTGATAACCCTAGCTTGACCCAAGAAGAATTAGGGAAAAAATTAGGAATTCAACAATCAACAGCAAGCCGCAGACTCAATCGAGCAAACTGGCAGGAAACTCAAGAACTATACGGATTATTCCATCAATACTATAATGATGTAAATCATGACGCTAGCCATACTCGTTAAACTCATCCTCGCTCATCTGATAGGCGATTTCTTTCTTCAGACCACTAAAAGTGTCAAGAGCAAAGAAAAGAACAAACTCAAATCTGCAGCACTTTATTTTCATGTTCTGATTCATGGGATCCTTGCAGCTATTGCTGTCTGGGATATTGAGCTATGGTACATACCATTGATCATCATGATATCACATTTATTGATTGACGCAGGGAAGTTGTATGCTACCAATAAAAAAAACAAACGCTGGTTATTCCTGGCAGATCAAGTAGCTCATATTGCGGTAATCATATTGATTTTCATAGAGTCAACATCAAATTTTGCAGACTTTGAATTGGAAATACCTATTCAAGTATGGATTCTTATTTTGTGCCTAGTGTTCCTGACCACACCTGTAAGCATTGCCCTTAAAACTTTTTTTACCAGATGGAAGTTGAGCCCAGGGAACACTGGAATCAATTCCTTAAAAAATGCAGGTAATTGGATAGGTATTATTGAACGTTTATTGGTGTTCATTTTTATTGTTGTGGGGCAATTTGGAGCTGTAGGTTTTCTATTAGCAGCCAAATCTGTTTTTAGGTTTGGCGACCTTAACAGAGAGCACAATATGAAACTAACGGAATATGTATTGATCGGGACTTTGCTTAGCTTTGGCATCGCGATTCTTACAGGGCTTGCGTTTCAAAAACTCGTACAACTATGAGAAAGATCCTCGGTGTTATTCTTGCCACTATTGCCATAATGGCGATTTTGTGGTATACCTTTTTATATTTTGCGACTTATTCTGACGGGTACCGTAGTGGAGAATTGATCAAATTTTCCAGCAAAGGGTACCTCGTTAAAACTTGGGAAGGTGAGATTTCACAAGGCATCAGTGGCGCACAGATATTTTCATTCTCCGTACTTGACGAGGAAAAGGAAGTGATTGATAAATTAAAGGAATATCAAGGTCAATATGTAAAGCTCGAGTATGAAGAGCGGTTTGGAACCTTCTTCTTTTGGGGCGATACTAAATACTTTATTACAGGGGTTACGCTAGAGCAATCGCCGCATTTTAATAGAAACTAGAGTTTCTGGTCCAGTAACCTTTTTTTAGTTGTTTTCGCTTTCGCGAAAGCGAACAAACCCATCAACATGTCTGCAAAATTCAAAACACCAGAAGAATCCAGAGTTACGCTTTCCATGCTGATGTTGCCATCCCATGCTAATTTCTCTGGAAAAATTCATGGAGGCCACATCTTATCATTAGTAGATCAAATTGCATTTGCCTGTGCATCAAAACACAGCCACAACTACTGTGTAACCGCTAGTGTTGATGTTGTAGATTTCTTAGCTCCTATAGAAGTTGGCGAAATGGTGACGCTCAAAGCCACTGTAAATTATGTAGGGAACACCTCTATGGTTATAGGAATACGAGTGGATGCAGAGGATATCAAGTCCGGAATATCCAAACATTGCAACTCCAGCTATGTTACCATGGTTGCCAAAGATGAAAACGGAAAAACGGTTGCCGTTCCTGGATTGAAATTAACGACAGAAACTCACATACGTAGGTTTGCACGTGAAATAAGACGTAAGAGCATCAAGCGAGAGTCCGCTCGAGAGATGAAGGCTACCAACTTTTCGGCTGCTGAATTTGTGAAGCAGTTGAAGGATTATAATGTGGAGCTGCCATCTTAGAGAGACAAACTTATTATATAAAATAACAACGCCTGCTTGAAAAAGCAGGCGTTGTTGAGTTTAGTTCCTTTATTTACTCAAATACATCCTACGTCTTGCATACAACTCGTAAAACTCATCGTCTTTCAAGCTATCTACAAATAAGATACTTTCTCCTGTGGATTTCATTTCTGGGCCTAGGCGTTTATCTACGTTCGGGAATTTATTGAAAGAGAATACTGGTTGTTTAATCGCATATCCTTTTAATTGTGGATTGAAGTCAAAATCAGTGACTTTCTTCTCCCCTAGCATCACTTTGGTGGCATAATTCACATAAGGTTCACCATATGCCTTAGCAATAAACGGGACCGTTCTCGACGCTCGCGGGTTAGCCTCAATGATATAAACGATGTCATTTTTTATAGCAAACTGAATGTTAATCAAACCAACGGTCTTTAGCGCTAGTGCAATCTTCTTAGTATGATCCTTGATCTGCTGCATTACTAAAT of the Nonlabens marinus S1-08 genome contains:
- a CDS encoding acyl-CoA thioesterase, translating into MSAKFKTPEESRVTLSMLMLPSHANFSGKIHGGHILSLVDQIAFACASKHSHNYCVTASVDVVDFLAPIEVGEMVTLKATVNYVGNTSMVIGIRVDAEDIKSGISKHCNSSYVTMVAKDENGKTVAVPGLKLTTETHIRRFAREIRRKSIKRESAREMKATNFSAAEFVKQLKDYNVELPS
- a CDS encoding DUF3307 domain-containing protein, with the protein product MTLAILVKLILAHLIGDFFLQTTKSVKSKEKNKLKSAALYFHVLIHGILAAIAVWDIELWYIPLIIMISHLLIDAGKLYATNKKNKRWLFLADQVAHIAVIILIFIESTSNFADFELEIPIQVWILILCLVFLTTPVSIALKTFFTRWKLSPGNTGINSLKNAGNWIGIIERLLVFIFIVVGQFGAVGFLLAAKSVFRFGDLNREHNMKLTEYVLIGTLLSFGIAILTGLAFQKLVQL